The sequence CTTTATGGGGGTTGGCGCGAAAGCCTGGGCATCCGTTTCAGTGCTGCAGGCATGGTTAGCGGAGGCGATCGGGACCGCATTACTGGCTTTCTTCGTATTTGCCCTAACGGAAGAGCGCAGTCACAGCCGGCCCGAATTAAAGCATGCCCCGCTGTTTATCGGTCTTGGGGTAGCTATAATAATTTCCGCTTTAGCGCCATTGTCAATGGCCGGGATTAATCCCGTCAAAGACTTCGCTCCGAGATTGTTTGCTTACTTAGTCGGATGGGGCTCGATCGCCATTCCCGGGCCTCGCGGTGGGTTTTTTACAGTCTATATCATCGCTCCTTTTGTCGGAGCTTTCATTGGGGCCAGCGCTTATCATTTTGGATTTAGGAACCCGAGACAAGAACAGGTTGATGAAGCGCTTGTCCTGGAACGCCAGAATTAACCGATTGAAGGTGATGGTGGGCGGTATACTTATGGTCGGTATAAAGTTATGGCTACAATTCGCCCATTTTCTCTGCTCATAAAGCCTGCGTCGGCAGATTGTAATTTATGCTGCCCGTACTGTTTCTATTTCGA comes from bacterium and encodes:
- a CDS encoding aquaporin: FMGVGAKAWASVSVLQAWLAEAIGTALLAFFVFALTEERSHSRPELKHAPLFIGLGVAIIISALAPLSMAGINPVKDFAPRLFAYLVGWGSIAIPGPRGGFFTVYIIAPFVGAFIGASAYHFGFRNPRQEQVDEALVLERQN